The Mauremys reevesii isolate NIE-2019 unplaced genomic scaffold, ASM1616193v1 Contig1, whole genome shotgun sequence genome includes a region encoding these proteins:
- the LOC120392405 gene encoding uncharacterized protein LOC120392405, translating to MRIMWCSAVCPSTAMTGMLLLWAFTDASAALSIISLQNPVRVFSGQTAVLPISLQFQNPAWEFYHVKWDFITGNRPVLVYMVDHCTGAPGSRERTCQHSLEQAGFYQQRANVSFESASLVLKGVQPEDAGTYRITVRSLDVSGTALVNLTVEGKFAWKSLSPINTIRMVFACLVLCILALIVREYIHASGSNIAQCEETLGPPETPDGGAPLVGATQHIIVVSSTSASFHGQ from the exons ATGAGGATTATGTGGTGCTCAGCTGTGTGTCCCTCCACTGCAATGACTGGCATGCTACTTCTCTGGGCTTTCACAG ATGCCTCAGCTGCACTCTCTATAATTTCATTGCAGAACCCAGTCCGGGTCTTCTCTGGTCAGACAGCTGtcctccccatctccctccaGTTCCAGAACCCAGCATGGGAATTCTACCATGTCAAGTGGGATTTCATCACAGGGAATCGTCCTGTCTTGGTCTACATGGTGGACCACTGTACTGGAGCCCCAGGGTCACGGGAGCGCACCTGCCAGCACAGCCTGGAGCAGGCGGGATTTTATCAGCAGCGGGCGAATGTCTCCTTCGAGAGTGCTTCGCTAGTGCTCAAGGGCGTGCAGCCAGAGGATGCGGGGACGTACCGGATAACGGTACGAAGCTTGGATGTATCAGGCACTGCGCTAGTGAACCTGACTGTGGAAG GAAAATTTGCCTGGAAAAGCCTCAGTCCCATTAACACTATCCGTATGGTCTTTGcctgcctggttctctgcatttTGGCACTGATAGTTAGAGAG TATATTCATGCATCAGGCAGCAACATCGCTCAGTGTGAGGAGACACTGGGTCCACCCGAGACGCCAGATGGAGGTGCACCCCTGGTTGGGGCCACACAACACATAATTGTTGTTTCATCTACTTCAGCTTCCTTCCACGGACAATGA